One genomic region from Haloterrigena gelatinilytica encodes:
- a CDS encoding methyl-accepting chemotaxis protein — translation MAQRISRDEPGVSRTESAERRVEYTSETVDRLESFADETESPTLDVTATDLEAAYAADDGDTDGEATAVPDSLVATQAELTAGLFDPTAGDRAADVAAAARDHADREIAPSTYVATYAPAIDRLIDDAFASIDGEDESDADLETVRETLRAGLKSTLVDVQIGVDEFAATEPESDPDENADNERLESVGLETVFDAIPNPAFLIDDENTVLYYNRPYRRLLNLDADHRDFLGDDCRETLAAATYSDGRRHHTLADKVAENPRDADAAWDVERVDDDYGFADRIVYGDQSTMKDHTGAETHIEFLAMPLFDDDGELATVLELIYDRTDAVRRQRSVEQLIGEVTGTLRSIGDGDLSARADFHDQYGVVDPTLLELTGEVNDMAHDFEELVERVNRQTDGLAASIERTTESAHEIDGQVTSQNQSLEAVATELEEFSATMEEVAASSGEVADAADEALSEADRGVAAIEDATDVTDEILESSAELVETVETLDESVDEIGDVAEVIADVADQTNLLALNANIEAAKASDDGAGFAVVANEVKRLAEETQEHTEEIATRIEHVQQQARKTVDEVETSHEQVRTAESEIRDVVQSFSTISDSVQTAADGIQEVANANDDQAATVEEVMATVKEVQRHADTVAETTDEIVVEFEKQEQAVIELTDRIHELSAGQ, via the coding sequence ATGGCACAGCGGATCTCTCGAGATGAACCCGGAGTATCGAGGACCGAGTCGGCCGAACGACGGGTCGAGTACACGTCCGAGACGGTCGATCGACTCGAATCGTTCGCCGACGAGACGGAATCTCCGACGCTCGACGTCACCGCGACCGATCTCGAGGCCGCATACGCCGCGGACGACGGCGACACCGACGGCGAGGCGACGGCCGTGCCGGACTCCCTCGTCGCGACACAGGCCGAGCTCACGGCCGGGCTGTTCGATCCCACCGCGGGGGACCGGGCGGCAGACGTCGCAGCGGCCGCCAGGGACCACGCCGACCGCGAGATCGCCCCGTCGACGTACGTCGCGACGTACGCGCCCGCGATCGATCGGCTGATCGACGACGCGTTCGCGTCGATCGACGGCGAAGACGAATCGGACGCCGACCTCGAGACCGTCCGAGAGACGCTTCGCGCCGGTCTCAAGTCGACGCTGGTCGACGTCCAGATCGGCGTCGACGAGTTCGCCGCGACGGAGCCCGAGTCGGATCCGGACGAGAACGCCGACAACGAACGCCTCGAGTCGGTCGGTCTCGAGACGGTCTTCGACGCGATTCCGAATCCGGCCTTCCTCATCGACGACGAGAACACGGTGCTGTACTACAATCGGCCCTACAGGCGACTGCTCAATCTGGACGCCGATCACCGCGACTTCCTCGGCGACGACTGCCGCGAGACCCTGGCCGCGGCGACGTATTCGGACGGGCGACGCCACCACACCCTCGCGGACAAGGTCGCGGAGAACCCGCGGGACGCGGACGCGGCCTGGGACGTCGAACGCGTCGACGACGACTACGGCTTCGCGGATCGCATCGTCTACGGGGACCAGAGCACGATGAAAGACCACACGGGCGCGGAGACCCACATCGAGTTCCTCGCGATGCCGCTGTTCGACGACGACGGCGAACTAGCGACCGTCCTGGAACTCATCTACGACCGGACCGACGCGGTGCGCCGCCAGCGATCGGTCGAGCAGTTGATCGGCGAAGTGACCGGCACGCTCCGCAGCATCGGCGACGGCGATCTATCCGCCCGAGCCGATTTCCACGACCAGTACGGGGTCGTCGATCCGACGCTCCTCGAGTTGACCGGCGAGGTCAACGACATGGCCCACGACTTCGAGGAACTCGTCGAACGCGTCAACCGGCAGACCGACGGGCTCGCGGCCTCGATCGAGCGCACGACCGAGTCCGCCCACGAGATCGACGGCCAGGTGACCAGCCAGAACCAGTCCCTCGAGGCCGTCGCCACGGAACTCGAGGAGTTCTCCGCGACGATGGAGGAGGTGGCGGCGTCCTCGGGCGAAGTCGCCGACGCCGCCGACGAGGCGCTTTCGGAGGCCGATCGGGGCGTCGCGGCCATCGAGGATGCCACGGACGTCACCGACGAGATCCTCGAGAGCAGCGCGGAACTGGTCGAGACCGTCGAGACGCTAGACGAGTCGGTCGACGAGATCGGCGACGTCGCCGAGGTCATCGCCGACGTCGCCGACCAGACGAATCTGCTGGCACTCAACGCCAACATCGAGGCGGCCAAGGCCAGCGACGACGGGGCCGGCTTCGCCGTCGTCGCCAACGAGGTGAAACGCCTCGCGGAGGAGACCCAAGAGCACACGGAGGAGATCGCGACGCGGATCGAACACGTCCAACAGCAGGCCCGCAAGACCGTCGACGAGGTCGAAACCTCCCACGAACAGGTTCGCACCGCCGAGTCGGAGATTCGGGACGTGGTCCAATCGTTCAGCACCATCTCCGATAGCGTCCAGACCGCCGCCGACGGTATCCAGGAGGTCGCCAACGCGAACGACGATCAGGCGGCGACGGTCGAAGAGGTGATGGCCACGGTCAAGGAGGTCCAACGGCACGCCGACACGGTCGCGGAGACGACGGACGAAATCGTCGTCGAGTTCGAGAAACAGGAGCAGGCCGTCATCGAACTCACCGATCGGATCCACGAACTGTCGGCCGGCCAGTAG
- a CDS encoding NADH-quinone oxidoreductase subunit B — protein MSSNNPRQQIHGSTAPSTDTRDSRIGEGPDDRFNSKLREAFGSTPFILTKFDKFMNWVRGNSMFMLQFGIACCSIEMMHTYAIKHDLDRFGAGVPRASPRQADVMIVPGTIVSKFGPRMKRVYDQMPEPKFVVGMGSCTISGGPFQEGYNVVKGAEEIIPVDIHVPGCPPRPEALVYGIAKLQERIRNGESSPVVVKPYELEEFGDLPQDELVQKLASEIDEEDLVMRYNWADSP, from the coding sequence ATGAGTAGCAACAATCCACGGCAACAGATCCACGGCAGCACCGCACCGTCGACGGACACCCGCGACTCGCGGATCGGCGAGGGGCCCGACGACCGGTTCAACTCGAAGCTCCGGGAAGCGTTCGGTTCGACGCCGTTCATCCTCACCAAGTTCGACAAGTTCATGAACTGGGTGCGGGGCAACTCGATGTTCATGCTGCAGTTCGGGATCGCTTGCTGCAGCATCGAAATGATGCACACCTACGCGATCAAACACGACCTCGATCGCTTCGGCGCCGGCGTCCCTCGCGCCTCGCCGCGACAGGCCGACGTGATGATCGTTCCGGGAACGATCGTCTCGAAGTTCGGCCCCCGCATGAAGCGGGTCTACGACCAGATGCCGGAACCGAAGTTCGTCGTCGGGATGGGATCGTGTACGATCTCCGGCGGCCCCTTCCAGGAAGGGTACAACGTCGTCAAGGGCGCCGAGGAGATCATCCCGGTCGACATCCACGTCCCGGGTTGTCCGCCCCGTCCCGAGGCGCTGGTCTACGGCATCGCCAAACTGCAAGAGCGGATCCGAAACGGCGAGTCGTCACCCGTCGTCGTCAAACCCTACGAACTCGAGGAGTTCGGCGACCTGCCACAGGACGAACTCGTCCAGAAACTCGCGAGCGAGATCGACGAGGAAGACCTCGTCATGCGCTACAACTGGGCTGATTCGCCATGA
- a CDS encoding AIR carboxylase family protein codes for MSDSVSDLIDRLHREADQDRPNAETPDVGIVMGSDSDLETMMTGGRRRGAYDAFVDELGFAEQTDYEEPPEERFTFETYVTSAHRTPDLMTAYAETAADRGLEVIIAGAGGKSADLPNMTASIAYPLPVIGVPVQEKSVDSVIGMPTGAPLVAVDAGKSFNAALSAAQILARQHETVRERLVDYHDGLREGVGDVSRRLHDQGTANFSSE; via the coding sequence ATGAGCGATAGCGTCAGCGATCTCATCGACCGCCTGCACCGCGAGGCCGACCAGGACCGCCCGAACGCGGAGACGCCCGACGTCGGCATCGTCATGGGCAGCGACTCCGACCTCGAGACGATGATGACCGGCGGCCGGCGTCGCGGCGCCTACGACGCCTTCGTCGACGAACTCGGCTTCGCCGAGCAGACCGATTACGAGGAACCGCCCGAAGAGCGCTTCACCTTCGAAACCTACGTCACTTCGGCCCACCGGACGCCGGACTTAATGACCGCTTACGCCGAGACGGCGGCGGACCGCGGCCTCGAGGTCATCATCGCGGGCGCGGGCGGGAAGTCCGCGGACCTGCCGAACATGACCGCCTCGATCGCCTACCCCCTGCCGGTAATCGGCGTTCCCGTCCAGGAGAAGTCGGTCGACAGCGTCATCGGCATGCCGACCGGCGCGCCGCTCGTGGCGGTCGACGCCGGCAAATCGTTCAACGCCGCGCTGTCGGCGGCCCAGATTCTCGCCCGACAGCACGAGACCGTCCGCGAGCGACTCGTGGACTACCACGACGGACTCCGAGAGGGTGTCGGCGACGTATCGCGACGGCTGCACGATCAGGGTACCGCGAACTTCTCGAGCGAGTAA
- a CDS encoding pyridoxal phosphate-dependent aminotransferase produces the protein MTMEFTDRLTRVEPSATLAISALATELENDGVDVVDLSVGEPDFPTPENIVEAGKDAMDAGHTGYTTSAGIIDLREAISEKLADDGLDHGPEEIIVTPGAKQALYEIVQALIADGDEVALLDPAWVSYEAMVKMAGGELTRVDLSETDFQLEPALDDLEAAVSDETELLIVNSPSNPTGAVYSDAALEGVRDLAVEHDITVISDEIYKEITYGVEPTSLGTLEGMADRTVTVNGFSKAYSMTGWRLGYFAGPEDLIDQAGKLHSHSVSSAVNFVQHAGLEALETEEPVAEMVDAFEDRRDLVIDLLEEHDVDVAEPEGAFYMMVPVDDDDQAWCEGALEDAHVATVPGSAFGTPGYARISYAASEERLEEGIERLADEGYF, from the coding sequence ATGACCATGGAATTCACCGACCGTCTGACCCGAGTCGAACCGTCCGCAACGCTTGCCATCTCCGCGCTCGCCACCGAACTCGAAAACGACGGCGTCGACGTCGTCGACCTCTCCGTCGGCGAGCCCGACTTCCCGACCCCCGAGAACATCGTCGAAGCGGGCAAGGACGCGATGGACGCCGGCCACACCGGCTACACCACCTCCGCGGGGATCATCGACCTCCGCGAGGCCATCTCGGAGAAACTCGCCGACGACGGCCTCGACCACGGCCCCGAGGAGATCATCGTCACGCCCGGCGCGAAGCAGGCGCTGTACGAGATCGTCCAGGCGCTGATCGCCGACGGCGACGAGGTCGCGCTGCTCGACCCCGCGTGGGTCTCCTACGAGGCGATGGTCAAGATGGCCGGCGGTGAGCTGACCCGCGTCGACCTCTCCGAGACCGACTTTCAGCTCGAGCCCGCGCTCGACGACCTCGAGGCCGCGGTCTCCGACGAGACCGAACTGCTGATCGTCAACTCGCCGTCGAACCCCACCGGCGCCGTCTACTCCGACGCCGCCCTCGAGGGCGTCCGCGATCTGGCCGTCGAACACGACATCACCGTGATCTCCGACGAGATCTACAAGGAGATCACCTACGGCGTCGAGCCGACCAGCCTGGGCACGCTCGAGGGGATGGCCGACCGCACCGTCACGGTCAACGGCTTCTCGAAGGCCTACTCGATGACCGGCTGGCGGCTGGGCTACTTCGCCGGTCCCGAGGACCTGATCGACCAGGCCGGCAAACTCCACAGCCACTCGGTTTCTTCGGCTGTGAACTTCGTCCAGCACGCCGGCCTCGAGGCCCTCGAGACCGAGGAGCCGGTCGCCGAGATGGTCGACGCCTTCGAGGACCGCCGCGACCTCGTCATCGACCTGCTCGAAGAGCACGACGTCGACGTCGCCGAACCCGAGGGCGCCTTCTACATGATGGTCCCCGTCGACGACGACGATCAGGCCTGGTGTGAGGGCGCGCTCGAGGACGCCCACGTCGCGACCGTCCCCGGCAGCGCGTTCGGCACCCCCGGCTACGCGCGGATCTCGTACGCGGCGAGCGAGGAGCGACTCGAGGAAGGCATCGAGCGGCTGGCCGACGAAGGCTACTTCTAA
- a CDS encoding NADH-quinone oxidoreductase subunit A, translating to MNDWIAIGALALVGLLIPLGMMAVSYLLRPTVPETSKRATYESGEIPTGGTRVRFNIQYYTVALLFLVFDIETVLLFPWAVVYLDAVESDSVSLLEILGPMLLFVAILLVGLAWAWRNGAVQWAQTPRQAAADSDRQ from the coding sequence ATGAATGACTGGATCGCTATCGGGGCGCTGGCGCTCGTGGGACTGTTGATACCGCTCGGAATGATGGCGGTATCCTACCTCCTGCGGCCGACCGTTCCCGAAACGAGCAAACGCGCCACCTACGAGAGTGGCGAGATCCCCACCGGCGGGACGCGCGTCCGGTTCAACATCCAGTACTACACGGTTGCACTTCTGTTCCTCGTCTTCGATATCGAGACCGTCCTCCTGTTCCCCTGGGCGGTCGTGTACCTGGATGCCGTCGAATCGGATTCCGTCTCGTTGCTCGAGATTCTCGGGCCAATGTTGCTGTTCGTCGCCATCCTGTTGGTCGGACTCGCGTGGGCGTGGCGCAACGGCGCAGTACAGTGGGCACAGACACCCCGTCAGGCAGCGGCCGACTCTGACCGACAATGA
- a CDS encoding 5-(carboxyamino)imidazole ribonucleotide synthase has product MTTLRTPGPTLGVVGGGQLGRMLAEAASPLGVEVVVLDPTPDCPAAPVARDQIVADFDDEAGIRELAARADVLTFEIELADQDVLERVSEDSGTPVHPKPSTLRTIHDKLVQKRELEAAGVPVPPFREVEDADDIRDAIDDYGAPVMLKARTGGYDGRGNVPVESKADAEDALESVAGPAMVESFVDFEREVSVIAVKGDDEVATFPLGENVHVDEILRETIVPARSSEAAAERAYDVARDVLEVMDGRGVYGIELFETPDGEILLNEIAPRPHNSGHWTIEGAQSSQFEQHTRAVLGWPLGSTNLRSPTVLTNLLGDVDEERRAELGDIDRLLETPGANLHWYGKRQVRPLRKMGHVTVSAEDEDADVEALLETARELEDAVTFRN; this is encoded by the coding sequence ATGACAACGCTACGGACGCCGGGACCGACGCTCGGGGTCGTCGGCGGCGGACAGCTCGGACGGATGCTCGCCGAGGCGGCATCGCCGCTGGGGGTCGAGGTCGTCGTGCTCGATCCGACGCCGGACTGTCCGGCGGCGCCGGTCGCCCGCGACCAGATCGTCGCCGACTTCGACGACGAGGCGGGAATCCGCGAACTCGCCGCGCGCGCGGACGTGCTCACCTTCGAGATCGAACTCGCCGACCAGGACGTCTTAGAACGCGTCAGTGAGGACTCCGGAACGCCGGTCCACCCGAAGCCGTCGACGCTGCGAACGATCCACGACAAACTCGTCCAGAAGCGCGAACTCGAGGCCGCGGGCGTTCCGGTGCCGCCGTTCCGCGAGGTCGAGGACGCCGACGACATTCGCGACGCCATCGACGACTACGGCGCGCCGGTAATGTTGAAGGCTCGTACGGGCGGCTACGACGGCCGCGGCAACGTCCCGGTCGAGTCGAAAGCCGACGCAGAGGACGCCCTCGAGTCGGTCGCCGGCCCCGCGATGGTCGAGTCGTTCGTCGACTTCGAGCGCGAGGTCTCGGTCATCGCCGTCAAGGGAGACGACGAGGTCGCGACCTTCCCGCTGGGCGAGAACGTCCACGTCGACGAGATCCTCCGGGAGACGATCGTCCCCGCGCGCTCGAGCGAGGCCGCAGCCGAACGCGCCTACGACGTCGCGCGGGACGTCCTCGAGGTGATGGACGGACGCGGGGTGTACGGCATCGAACTCTTCGAAACGCCCGACGGCGAAATCCTGCTCAACGAGATCGCGCCGCGCCCGCACAACTCCGGTCACTGGACGATCGAGGGCGCCCAGAGCTCGCAGTTCGAACAGCACACCCGCGCCGTGCTGGGCTGGCCGCTCGGTTCGACGAACCTGCGCTCGCCGACCGTGCTGACCAACCTGCTCGGCGATGTCGACGAGGAACGGCGCGCGGAGTTGGGCGATATCGACCGTCTTCTCGAGACCCCCGGCGCGAACCTCCACTGGTACGGGAAGCGCCAGGTTCGGCCGCTGCGCAAGATGGGCCACGTGACGGTGTCGGCCGAAGACGAGGACGCCGACGTCGAGGCGCTCTTGGAGACCGCGCGCGAACTCGAGGACGCGGTCACGTTCCGGAACTGA
- the ribH gene encoding 6,7-dimethyl-8-ribityllumazine synthase, which produces MTTLGLVVAEFNRPITEQMEQEALEAAQAAGAEVYETVRVPGAYDAPLAADRLARRDAVDAVAVIGTVITGDTDHDQVITDATAQRLSDVSLERDTPVTLGVTGPGMSAAEARERVENAGKAVDGALDLVDQLPGSDPTTDSA; this is translated from the coding sequence ATGACCACGCTCGGACTGGTGGTCGCGGAGTTCAACCGGCCGATCACCGAGCAGATGGAGCAGGAAGCCCTCGAGGCGGCCCAGGCCGCGGGCGCCGAGGTGTACGAGACGGTCCGCGTCCCGGGCGCGTACGACGCGCCGCTGGCCGCGGATCGGCTCGCCCGCCGCGACGCGGTCGACGCCGTGGCCGTCATCGGGACGGTCATCACCGGCGACACCGACCACGATCAGGTGATCACCGACGCGACCGCACAGCGGCTCTCCGACGTCAGTCTCGAGCGTGATACACCCGTAACGCTCGGCGTGACGGGCCCCGGGATGTCCGCCGCCGAAGCGCGCGAACGCGTCGAGAACGCGGGCAAAGCCGTCGACGGCGCGCTCGACCTCGTCGACCAGCTTCCCGGTTCCGATCCGACTACAGATTCAGCGTAA
- a CDS encoding alkaline phosphatase family protein, with amino-acid sequence MTRTSDRDDTTPTERTEGESDGLDTLVIGIDAGCRPVFERLFEENRIPTIERLCTEGATAPLESQIPPWTPSAWPSIYTGVNPGKHGVVGFVGYDGYDWHVTSNDDVQAHPLWTLLDRHDRSSVVVNAPVTHPPDEFDGAVIPGFLGPEDPPCHPEGLLEEVRDEIGEYRVYPAYTRGDDSLSDDEKIAEYRNLIRMRGEAFRYLAEEFDPDLGFLQFQKTDTVFHEFAGDEELVNRVYEATDDQLAAVLEDCDPDRVFLVSDHGMGPYDGYEFRINEFLRDEGYLETTTGGKGMPSWTPMRRRLREGEECESWEPGTTARAASIAARFGITASRIRAALERVGLAELAREYAPSGVSRTANEQVDFVNSAAYVRARTELGVRINLEGRDPNGVVPPEEYEALREELIRRLQSVETPDGEALFETVAPRERYFHGDRVEDTVDIVTIPNGFDHMISEQLRDGEYFGPAEPWNHKLDGIFVAAGEGIDEEASLDRVHIFDVAPTVLSSMNVPYSDRMDGSVAPVVDPVDPISYATYEDDGDGSDRSEPDEDVTDRLADLGYLN; translated from the coding sequence ATGACACGGACGTCTGACCGTGACGACACCACACCGACCGAGCGTACCGAGGGCGAATCGGATGGGCTAGATACGCTCGTTATCGGGATCGACGCGGGGTGTCGACCGGTCTTCGAGCGACTCTTCGAGGAGAACCGGATTCCGACCATCGAGCGGCTGTGTACCGAGGGCGCAACCGCGCCGTTAGAGTCCCAGATTCCGCCGTGGACGCCGAGCGCTTGGCCGTCTATCTACACGGGCGTCAACCCCGGCAAACACGGCGTGGTCGGCTTCGTCGGCTACGACGGCTACGACTGGCACGTGACGAGCAACGACGACGTCCAGGCGCACCCGCTGTGGACGCTATTGGACCGACACGACCGCTCGAGCGTCGTCGTCAACGCGCCGGTGACGCACCCGCCCGACGAGTTCGACGGCGCGGTGATCCCCGGCTTTCTGGGGCCGGAGGATCCGCCCTGCCACCCCGAGGGACTTCTCGAGGAGGTCCGCGACGAAATCGGCGAGTACCGCGTCTACCCCGCCTATACGCGCGGCGACGACTCGCTGTCCGACGACGAAAAGATCGCGGAGTACCGAAATCTGATCCGGATGCGCGGCGAGGCGTTTCGGTACCTCGCCGAGGAGTTCGATCCCGATCTCGGCTTTCTCCAGTTCCAGAAGACGGACACGGTCTTCCACGAGTTCGCCGGCGACGAGGAACTCGTCAACCGGGTCTACGAGGCGACCGACGACCAGCTCGCGGCGGTGCTCGAGGACTGCGATCCGGATCGCGTCTTCCTCGTGAGCGATCACGGGATGGGGCCGTACGACGGCTACGAGTTCCGGATCAACGAGTTTCTGCGGGACGAAGGCTACCTCGAGACGACGACCGGCGGCAAGGGGATGCCGTCGTGGACGCCGATGCGCAGGCGGCTCCGCGAGGGCGAGGAGTGCGAGTCCTGGGAACCCGGCACGACGGCGCGTGCGGCGTCGATCGCCGCCCGGTTCGGGATCACCGCCAGCCGCATCAGAGCCGCCCTCGAGCGGGTCGGCCTCGCCGAACTCGCGAGGGAGTACGCGCCGAGTGGCGTTTCGCGGACGGCCAACGAGCAGGTCGATTTCGTTAACTCCGCGGCCTACGTCCGGGCCCGAACCGAACTCGGCGTCCGGATCAACCTCGAGGGGCGGGATCCGAACGGGGTCGTTCCGCCCGAGGAGTACGAGGCGCTCCGCGAGGAGCTGATCCGGCGCCTCCAGTCGGTCGAGACCCCCGACGGCGAGGCGCTGTTCGAGACGGTCGCGCCGCGTGAGCGGTACTTCCACGGCGACCGCGTCGAGGATACCGTCGACATCGTGACGATCCCCAACGGCTTCGACCACATGATCTCCGAACAGCTACGCGACGGGGAGTACTTCGGCCCGGCCGAACCGTGGAACCACAAGCTCGACGGGATCTTCGTGGCCGCCGGCGAGGGGATCGACGAGGAGGCGTCGCTCGATCGCGTCCACATTTTCGACGTCGCACCGACGGTCCTGTCTTCGATGAACGTCCCGTACAGCGATCGCATGGACGGAAGCGTCGCTCCCGTCGTCGATCCGGTCGATCCGATATCGTACGCGACCTACGAGGACGACGGCGACGGTTCTGATCGGTCGGAGCCCGACGAAGACGTGACCGACCGACTGGCCGATCTGGGGTATCTGAACTGA
- a CDS encoding DolP-mannose mannosyltransferase has product MSTRSLTQRRSNWIAVLGPIVAVLFATEFAAYLLTEWPTIAIDPAFFQHTGWYVLEGGVPYVDVWDVNPPVPFAITATLAAIAGGNMYILHLLSVILTLLVAAAGVLLVGWVAFLATGEDAAAVAAGLTMLVVPELFVLPLAGVWAQFYALFFGVLSLALALRDRPFQAGVAAALSAGSWQSGVAFAPLVVGIAYQRTGGRGALRATAGGGAVAGVVVLVFAAAGALVPMFVQTVIAPLVAGSPYTLAERVFSILLVFGYGSVLLPVALYGWAYTAVRDVRTRWWVPAGGVLLGLQVLVVDLDGSTDTFLWLAFVALGVAVTVERATAWRSVATDRPSDDATRTNRYRWKVVVALVAGLIVLSGLAWNVNSPPPKSTLETMEREAEPDEHLPISPDDANSPSMRTVYWEQLKPETCHYRLSWTEVRWIVMTDDRLNAERCDGWPNRIDRG; this is encoded by the coding sequence ATGTCCACTCGATCACTCACCCAGCGGCGGTCCAATTGGATCGCCGTCCTCGGTCCGATCGTCGCCGTCTTGTTCGCCACCGAATTCGCCGCGTATCTCCTGACCGAGTGGCCGACGATCGCGATCGATCCCGCGTTCTTCCAGCATACGGGCTGGTACGTCCTCGAGGGCGGCGTTCCGTACGTCGACGTCTGGGACGTGAACCCGCCCGTTCCGTTCGCGATTACGGCCACGCTCGCTGCCATCGCGGGCGGGAACATGTACATCCTCCACCTTCTCAGCGTGATACTTACCCTGCTCGTCGCCGCCGCGGGCGTCCTGCTGGTCGGATGGGTCGCCTTCCTCGCGACCGGAGAGGACGCCGCGGCGGTCGCCGCCGGCCTCACGATGCTCGTCGTTCCGGAGCTCTTTGTCCTCCCTCTGGCCGGGGTCTGGGCGCAGTTCTACGCGCTGTTCTTCGGCGTCCTTTCACTCGCGCTGGCCCTCCGCGACCGGCCGTTTCAGGCCGGGGTCGCCGCGGCACTGAGCGCCGGCTCCTGGCAGTCCGGGGTCGCCTTCGCACCATTGGTCGTCGGGATAGCGTACCAGCGAACCGGCGGGAGAGGCGCGCTCCGGGCCACCGCGGGCGGCGGCGCCGTGGCCGGCGTCGTCGTCCTCGTGTTCGCGGCCGCAGGTGCGCTCGTTCCGATGTTCGTACAGACCGTGATCGCGCCGCTGGTCGCCGGCTCGCCGTACACGCTGGCCGAACGCGTTTTCTCGATACTGCTGGTGTTCGGCTACGGGTCGGTGCTCCTCCCGGTGGCGCTCTACGGGTGGGCGTACACCGCCGTCCGCGACGTCCGGACGCGATGGTGGGTTCCGGCCGGCGGGGTGCTACTCGGCCTCCAGGTGCTGGTCGTCGATCTGGACGGCTCGACGGACACGTTCCTCTGGCTCGCCTTCGTCGCGCTCGGCGTGGCCGTCACCGTCGAACGCGCGACCGCGTGGCGATCCGTCGCGACGGACCGACCCAGTGACGATGCGACCCGCACGAACCGCTACCGGTGGAAGGTCGTCGTCGCCCTCGTCGCCGGATTGATCGTCCTCTCGGGGCTGGCCTGGAACGTCAACTCGCCGCCCCCGAAGTCGACGCTCGAGACGATGGAGCGGGAGGCCGAGCCGGACGAGCACCTCCCGATTTCTCCGGACGATGCGAACAGCCCGTCGATGCGGACCGTCTACTGGGAGCAGCTGAAGCCGGAGACGTGTCACTACCGGTTGAGCTGGACCGAAGTGCGGTGGATCGTGATGACCGACGACCGGCTGAACGCAGAGCGCTGTGACGGATGGCCGAACCGCATCGATCGCGGCTAG